In Canis lupus familiaris isolate Mischka breed German Shepherd chromosome 5, alternate assembly UU_Cfam_GSD_1.0, whole genome shotgun sequence, a genomic segment contains:
- the SLC45A1 gene encoding proton-associated sugar transporter A isoform X1, which produces MLCLRGRNFCLVCPRLYTRSPTQRLAQSRPRYVLGIRGGSGSALGRANLSDGGLRAWGPRCLQRSPEQAHLLGAGGSESLRPRKRSQYVVLSPSSLPSTFGKRDGTPTGPPYDDPPGEQHPSRRGPVPQFGSSGLLEVSGLRLLGVRYPAHQPSSQQLQTAPQEEEVHSSFPAPAPQHPVSHRAGGLWGPAPPEVLPGAALQRLHSLWHRVQLCHGDSDSYCSHCWVLGVTGVPQGALLGLSLLLNGRDLGTALADSADDHKWGLLLTVCGVVLMDFSADSADNPSHAYMMDVCSPADQDRGLNIHALLAGLGGGFGYVVGGIHWDKTSFGRALGGQLRVIYIFTAVTLSVTTVLTLLSIPERPLRPPGEKKATMKSPSLPLPPSPPALCEEGAGEPLPCPPAPGLYAGLSSPISPLSPLTPKYGSFTSRDGSLTGINEFASSFATSNIDSVLIDCFTGAPDGAPRQALSVSFPRAPDGFYRQDLGDRREAALVGGPDGDVLRVGSLDTPKPRSAGILKRPQTLALPDAAAGGGPDTSRRRNVTFSQQVANILLNGVKYESELAGSGEPAGQPLSMRHLCFTICHMPKALRNLCVNHFLGWLSFEGMLLFYTDFMGEVVFQGDPKAPHTSEEYRKYNSGVTMGCWGMCIYAFSAAFYSAILEKLEEYLSIRTLYFIAYLAFGLGTGLTTLSRNLYVVLSLCITYGILFSTLCTLPYSLLCDYYQNKKFAGSNADGTRRGMGVDISLLSCQYFLAQILVSLVLGPLTSAVGSANGVMYFSSLVSFLGCLYSSLFVVYEIPPSDATEEEHRPLLLNV; this is translated from the exons ATGCTGTGCCTCCGCGGCAGGAACTTCTGTCTGGTTTGCCCACGGCTATACACGCGGTCCCCAACACAGCGACTGGCACAGAGTAGGCCCCGGTACGTGCTGGGGATACGCGGAGGCAGTGGAAGCGCTCTAGGCAGGGCCAACTTATCCGACggtgggctcagggcctggggcCCCCGGTGCTTGCAGCGATCGCCAGAACAAGCGCATCTCCTAGGAGCAGGGGGAAGTGAGAGCCTTAGGCCAAGGAAGAGATCCCAATACGTGGTGCTCTCGCCGTCATCCCTCCCCAGCACGTTCGGAAAGCGAGACG GAACACCCACCGGCCCCCCCTACGATGATCCCCCCGGCGAGCAGCACCCCTCCAGGAGAGGCCCTGTTCCCCAGTTTGGCTCCTCAGGACTTCTGGAGGTCTCAGGTCTCAGGCTACTCGGGGTCCGTTACCCGGCACATCAGCCATCGAGCCAACAACTTCAAACGGCACCCCAAGAGGAGGAAGTGCATTCGTccttccccgcccccgccccccaacaccCCGTGTCCCATCGAGCTGGTGGACTTTGGGGACCTGCACCCCCAGAGGTCCTTCCGGGAGCTGCTCTTCAACGGCTGCATTCTCTTTGGCATCGAGTTCAGCTATGCCATGGAGACAGC GATTCCTACTGCAGCCACTGTTGGGTGCTTGGAGTGACCGGTGTACCTCAAG GGGCATTGCTGGGCCTCTCGCTCCTGCTCAACGGCCGGGACCTGGGCACGGCGCTGGCCGACTCGGCCGACGACCACAAGTGGGGCCTCCTCCTGACCGTGTGCGGGGTGGTGCTGATGGACTTCAGCGCTGACTCCGCGGACAACCCCAGCCACGCCTACATGATGGACGTGTGCAGCCCCGCCGACCAGGACCGCGGCCTCAACATCCACGCCCTGCTGGCAG GCCTCGGAGGAGGATTCGGCTACGTGGTTGGGGGCATCCACTGGGACAAAACTAGCTTCGGGAGAGCCCTGGGCGGGCAGCTGAGGGTGATCTACATCTTCACCGCGGTCACCCTGAGCGTCACCACCGTCCTGACCCTGCTCAGCATCCCTGAGAGACCCCTGCGGCCCCCTGGCGAGAAGAAGGCCACCATGAAGAGCCCCAGCCTCCCGCTGCCACCGTCCCCGCCCGCGCTGTGCGAGGAAGGCGCGGGCgagcccctgccctgtcccccggcccccggcctcTACGCCGGCCTGTCCAGCCCCATCTCCCCGCTCAGCCCCCTCACGCCCAAGTACGGCAGCTTCACCAGCCGCGACGGCTCCCTGACGGGGATCAACGAGTTCGCCTCATCCTTTGCCACGTCCAACATAGACAGCGTGCTCATTGACTGCTTCACGGGCGCCCCCGACGGCGCCCCGCGGCAGGCCCTGAGCGTCAGCTTCCCCCGGGCCCCCGACGGCTTCTACCGCCAGGACCTCGGGGACAGGCGGGAGGCAGCCCTGGTCGGGGGGCCCGACGGGGACGTGCTGAGGGTGGGCTCCCTGGACACCCCCAAGCCACGCTCGGCCGGGATCCTGAAGAGACCCCAGACCTTGGCCCTCCCGGACGCAGCCGCAGGAGGGGGCCCCGACACCAGCCGCCGGAGGAACGTGACCTTCAGTCAGCAG GTGGCCAATATTTTACTGAACGGCGTGAAGTACGAGAGTGAGCTGGCGGGCTCCGGCGAGCCGGCGGGGCAGCCTCTGTCCATGAGGCACCTCTGCTTCACCATCTGCCACATGCCCAAGGCACTCCGCAACCTCTGCGTCAACCACTTCCTGG GGTGGCTCTCATTTGAGGGGATGCTGCTCTTCTACACGGACTTCATGGGTGAGGTGGTATTTCAGGGAGACCCCAAAGCCCCGCACACGTCAGAAGAATATAGGAAATACAACAGCGGCGTCACCATGGGCTGCTGGGGGATGTGCATCTATGCCTTCAGcgctgccttctactcag CTATTCTTGAGAAGCTAGAAGAATACCTCAGCATCCGCACACTGTACTTTATCGCCTACCTGGCCTTTGGCCTGGGGACTGGGCTCACTACCCTGTCCCGGAACCTCTACGTGGTCCTGTCACTCTGCATCACCTACGGGATTTTATTTTCCACCTTGTGCACCCTGCCCTACTCACTTCTGTGCGATTACTACCAGAACAAAAAG TTTGCAGGGTCCAATGCGGATGGCACCAGGCGGGGCATGGGCGTGGACATCTCCCTGCTGAGCTGCCAGTACTTCCTGGCCCAGATTCTGGTCTCCCTGGTGCTGGGGCCTCTGACCTCGGCCGTGGGCAGCGCCAATGGGGTCATGTATTTCTCCAGCCTGGTGTCCTTCCTGGGCTGCTTGTACTCCTCCTTATTTGTCGTTTATGAAATCCCTCCCAGCGATGCCACCGAGGAGGAGCACCGGCCCCTCCTGCTGAACGTCTGA
- the SLC45A1 gene encoding proton-associated sugar transporter A isoform X2, with translation MLQPQRRAGGCRAGTRAARGPGGSPASEGDASCLEPQEHPPAPPTMIPPASSTPPGEALFPSLAPQDFWRSQVSGYSGSVTRHISHRANNFKRHPKRRKCIRPSPPPPPNTPCPIELVDFGDLHPQRSFRELLFNGCILFGIEFSYAMETAYVTPVLLQMGLPDQLYSLVWFISPILGEPQLSPAGGWPPETYGSFQKPELKQLEGQGRSKRFLLQPLLGAWSDRCTSRFGRRRPFILVLAIGALLGLSLLLNGRDLGTALADSADDHKWGLLLTVCGVVLMDFSADSADNPSHAYMMDVCSPADQDRGLNIHALLAGLGGGFGYVVGGIHWDKTSFGRALGGQLRVIYIFTAVTLSVTTVLTLLSIPERPLRPPGEKKATMKSPSLPLPPSPPALCEEGAGEPLPCPPAPGLYAGLSSPISPLSPLTPKYGSFTSRDGSLTGINEFASSFATSNIDSVLIDCFTGAPDGAPRQALSVSFPRAPDGFYRQDLGDRREAALVGGPDGDVLRVGSLDTPKPRSAGILKRPQTLALPDAAAGGGPDTSRRRNVTFSQQVANILLNGVKYESELAGSGEPAGQPLSMRHLCFTICHMPKALRNLCVNHFLGWLSFEGMLLFYTDFMGEVVFQGDPKAPHTSEEYRKYNSGVTMGCWGMCIYAFSAAFYSAILEKLEEYLSIRTLYFIAYLAFGLGTGLTTLSRNLYVVLSLCITYGILFSTLCTLPYSLLCDYYQNKKFAGSNADGTRRGMGVDISLLSCQYFLAQILVSLVLGPLTSAVGSANGVMYFSSLVSFLGCLYSSLFVVYEIPPSDATEEEHRPLLLNV, from the exons ATGCTGCAGCCGCAGCGGCGGGCCGGGGGCTGCCGGGCGGGGACCCGGGCTGCGCGCGGGCCAGGCGGGAGCCCGGCCTCGGAAGGGGATGCCTCCTGTCTCGAACCGCAG GAACACCCACCGGCCCCCCCTACGATGATCCCCCCGGCGAGCAGCACCCCTCCAGGAGAGGCCCTGTTCCCCAGTTTGGCTCCTCAGGACTTCTGGAGGTCTCAGGTCTCAGGCTACTCGGGGTCCGTTACCCGGCACATCAGCCATCGAGCCAACAACTTCAAACGGCACCCCAAGAGGAGGAAGTGCATTCGTccttccccgcccccgccccccaacaccCCGTGTCCCATCGAGCTGGTGGACTTTGGGGACCTGCACCCCCAGAGGTCCTTCCGGGAGCTGCTCTTCAACGGCTGCATTCTCTTTGGCATCGAGTTCAGCTATGCCATGGAGACAGCGTACGTGACCCCTGTGCTCCTGCAGATGGGCTTGCCTGACCAGCTCTACAGTCTGGTGTGGTTCATCAGCCCCATCCTTGGTGAGCCCCAGCTCAGCCCCGCTGGTGGATGGCCTCCGGAAACCTATGGAAGCTTCCAGAAGCCCGAGTTGAAGCAGCTAGAGGGTCAAGGGAGGAGCAAGA GATTCCTACTGCAGCCACTGTTGGGTGCTTGGAGTGACCGGTGTACCTCAAGGTTTGGAAGGAGACGCCCTTTCATTCTTGTCCTGGCTATAG GGGCATTGCTGGGCCTCTCGCTCCTGCTCAACGGCCGGGACCTGGGCACGGCGCTGGCCGACTCGGCCGACGACCACAAGTGGGGCCTCCTCCTGACCGTGTGCGGGGTGGTGCTGATGGACTTCAGCGCTGACTCCGCGGACAACCCCAGCCACGCCTACATGATGGACGTGTGCAGCCCCGCCGACCAGGACCGCGGCCTCAACATCCACGCCCTGCTGGCAG GCCTCGGAGGAGGATTCGGCTACGTGGTTGGGGGCATCCACTGGGACAAAACTAGCTTCGGGAGAGCCCTGGGCGGGCAGCTGAGGGTGATCTACATCTTCACCGCGGTCACCCTGAGCGTCACCACCGTCCTGACCCTGCTCAGCATCCCTGAGAGACCCCTGCGGCCCCCTGGCGAGAAGAAGGCCACCATGAAGAGCCCCAGCCTCCCGCTGCCACCGTCCCCGCCCGCGCTGTGCGAGGAAGGCGCGGGCgagcccctgccctgtcccccggcccccggcctcTACGCCGGCCTGTCCAGCCCCATCTCCCCGCTCAGCCCCCTCACGCCCAAGTACGGCAGCTTCACCAGCCGCGACGGCTCCCTGACGGGGATCAACGAGTTCGCCTCATCCTTTGCCACGTCCAACATAGACAGCGTGCTCATTGACTGCTTCACGGGCGCCCCCGACGGCGCCCCGCGGCAGGCCCTGAGCGTCAGCTTCCCCCGGGCCCCCGACGGCTTCTACCGCCAGGACCTCGGGGACAGGCGGGAGGCAGCCCTGGTCGGGGGGCCCGACGGGGACGTGCTGAGGGTGGGCTCCCTGGACACCCCCAAGCCACGCTCGGCCGGGATCCTGAAGAGACCCCAGACCTTGGCCCTCCCGGACGCAGCCGCAGGAGGGGGCCCCGACACCAGCCGCCGGAGGAACGTGACCTTCAGTCAGCAG GTGGCCAATATTTTACTGAACGGCGTGAAGTACGAGAGTGAGCTGGCGGGCTCCGGCGAGCCGGCGGGGCAGCCTCTGTCCATGAGGCACCTCTGCTTCACCATCTGCCACATGCCCAAGGCACTCCGCAACCTCTGCGTCAACCACTTCCTGG GGTGGCTCTCATTTGAGGGGATGCTGCTCTTCTACACGGACTTCATGGGTGAGGTGGTATTTCAGGGAGACCCCAAAGCCCCGCACACGTCAGAAGAATATAGGAAATACAACAGCGGCGTCACCATGGGCTGCTGGGGGATGTGCATCTATGCCTTCAGcgctgccttctactcag CTATTCTTGAGAAGCTAGAAGAATACCTCAGCATCCGCACACTGTACTTTATCGCCTACCTGGCCTTTGGCCTGGGGACTGGGCTCACTACCCTGTCCCGGAACCTCTACGTGGTCCTGTCACTCTGCATCACCTACGGGATTTTATTTTCCACCTTGTGCACCCTGCCCTACTCACTTCTGTGCGATTACTACCAGAACAAAAAG TTTGCAGGGTCCAATGCGGATGGCACCAGGCGGGGCATGGGCGTGGACATCTCCCTGCTGAGCTGCCAGTACTTCCTGGCCCAGATTCTGGTCTCCCTGGTGCTGGGGCCTCTGACCTCGGCCGTGGGCAGCGCCAATGGGGTCATGTATTTCTCCAGCCTGGTGTCCTTCCTGGGCTGCTTGTACTCCTCCTTATTTGTCGTTTATGAAATCCCTCCCAGCGATGCCACCGAGGAGGAGCACCGGCCCCTCCTGCTGAACGTCTGA
- the SLC45A1 gene encoding proton-associated sugar transporter A isoform X3, whose translation MLQPQRRAGGCRAGTRAARGPGGSPASEGDASCLEPQEHPPAPPTMIPPASSTPPGEALFPSLAPQDFWRSQVSGYSGSVTRHISHRANNFKRHPKRRKCIRPSPPPPPNTPCPIELVDFGDLHPQRSFRELLFNGCILFGIEFSYAMETAYVTPVLLQMGLPDQLYSLVWFISPILGFLLQPLLGAWSDRCTSRFGRRRPFILVLAIGALLGLSLLLNGRDLGTALADSADDHKWGLLLTVCGVVLMDFSADSADNPSHAYMMDVCSPADQDRGLNIHALLAGLGGGFGYVVGGIHWDKTSFGRALGGQLRVIYIFTAVTLSVTTVLTLLSIPERPLRPPGEKKATMKSPSLPLPPSPPALCEEGAGEPLPCPPAPGLYAGLSSPISPLSPLTPKYGSFTSRDGSLTGINEFASSFATSNIDSVLIDCFTGAPDGAPRQALSVSFPRAPDGFYRQDLGDRREAALVGGPDGDVLRVGSLDTPKPRSAGILKRPQTLALPDAAAGGGPDTSRRRNVTFSQQVANILLNGVKYESELAGSGEPAGQPLSMRHLCFTICHMPKALRNLCVNHFLGWLSFEGMLLFYTDFMGEVVFQGDPKAPHTSEEYRKYNSGVTMGCWGMCIYAFSAAFYSAILEKLEEYLSIRTLYFIAYLAFGLGTGLTTLSRNLYVVLSLCITYGILFSTLCTLPYSLLCDYYQNKKFAGSNADGTRRGMGVDISLLSCQYFLAQILVSLVLGPLTSAVGSANGVMYFSSLVSFLGCLYSSLFVVYEIPPSDATEEEHRPLLLNV comes from the exons ATGCTGCAGCCGCAGCGGCGGGCCGGGGGCTGCCGGGCGGGGACCCGGGCTGCGCGCGGGCCAGGCGGGAGCCCGGCCTCGGAAGGGGATGCCTCCTGTCTCGAACCGCAG GAACACCCACCGGCCCCCCCTACGATGATCCCCCCGGCGAGCAGCACCCCTCCAGGAGAGGCCCTGTTCCCCAGTTTGGCTCCTCAGGACTTCTGGAGGTCTCAGGTCTCAGGCTACTCGGGGTCCGTTACCCGGCACATCAGCCATCGAGCCAACAACTTCAAACGGCACCCCAAGAGGAGGAAGTGCATTCGTccttccccgcccccgccccccaacaccCCGTGTCCCATCGAGCTGGTGGACTTTGGGGACCTGCACCCCCAGAGGTCCTTCCGGGAGCTGCTCTTCAACGGCTGCATTCTCTTTGGCATCGAGTTCAGCTATGCCATGGAGACAGCGTACGTGACCCCTGTGCTCCTGCAGATGGGCTTGCCTGACCAGCTCTACAGTCTGGTGTGGTTCATCAGCCCCATCCTTG GATTCCTACTGCAGCCACTGTTGGGTGCTTGGAGTGACCGGTGTACCTCAAGGTTTGGAAGGAGACGCCCTTTCATTCTTGTCCTGGCTATAG GGGCATTGCTGGGCCTCTCGCTCCTGCTCAACGGCCGGGACCTGGGCACGGCGCTGGCCGACTCGGCCGACGACCACAAGTGGGGCCTCCTCCTGACCGTGTGCGGGGTGGTGCTGATGGACTTCAGCGCTGACTCCGCGGACAACCCCAGCCACGCCTACATGATGGACGTGTGCAGCCCCGCCGACCAGGACCGCGGCCTCAACATCCACGCCCTGCTGGCAG GCCTCGGAGGAGGATTCGGCTACGTGGTTGGGGGCATCCACTGGGACAAAACTAGCTTCGGGAGAGCCCTGGGCGGGCAGCTGAGGGTGATCTACATCTTCACCGCGGTCACCCTGAGCGTCACCACCGTCCTGACCCTGCTCAGCATCCCTGAGAGACCCCTGCGGCCCCCTGGCGAGAAGAAGGCCACCATGAAGAGCCCCAGCCTCCCGCTGCCACCGTCCCCGCCCGCGCTGTGCGAGGAAGGCGCGGGCgagcccctgccctgtcccccggcccccggcctcTACGCCGGCCTGTCCAGCCCCATCTCCCCGCTCAGCCCCCTCACGCCCAAGTACGGCAGCTTCACCAGCCGCGACGGCTCCCTGACGGGGATCAACGAGTTCGCCTCATCCTTTGCCACGTCCAACATAGACAGCGTGCTCATTGACTGCTTCACGGGCGCCCCCGACGGCGCCCCGCGGCAGGCCCTGAGCGTCAGCTTCCCCCGGGCCCCCGACGGCTTCTACCGCCAGGACCTCGGGGACAGGCGGGAGGCAGCCCTGGTCGGGGGGCCCGACGGGGACGTGCTGAGGGTGGGCTCCCTGGACACCCCCAAGCCACGCTCGGCCGGGATCCTGAAGAGACCCCAGACCTTGGCCCTCCCGGACGCAGCCGCAGGAGGGGGCCCCGACACCAGCCGCCGGAGGAACGTGACCTTCAGTCAGCAG GTGGCCAATATTTTACTGAACGGCGTGAAGTACGAGAGTGAGCTGGCGGGCTCCGGCGAGCCGGCGGGGCAGCCTCTGTCCATGAGGCACCTCTGCTTCACCATCTGCCACATGCCCAAGGCACTCCGCAACCTCTGCGTCAACCACTTCCTGG GGTGGCTCTCATTTGAGGGGATGCTGCTCTTCTACACGGACTTCATGGGTGAGGTGGTATTTCAGGGAGACCCCAAAGCCCCGCACACGTCAGAAGAATATAGGAAATACAACAGCGGCGTCACCATGGGCTGCTGGGGGATGTGCATCTATGCCTTCAGcgctgccttctactcag CTATTCTTGAGAAGCTAGAAGAATACCTCAGCATCCGCACACTGTACTTTATCGCCTACCTGGCCTTTGGCCTGGGGACTGGGCTCACTACCCTGTCCCGGAACCTCTACGTGGTCCTGTCACTCTGCATCACCTACGGGATTTTATTTTCCACCTTGTGCACCCTGCCCTACTCACTTCTGTGCGATTACTACCAGAACAAAAAG TTTGCAGGGTCCAATGCGGATGGCACCAGGCGGGGCATGGGCGTGGACATCTCCCTGCTGAGCTGCCAGTACTTCCTGGCCCAGATTCTGGTCTCCCTGGTGCTGGGGCCTCTGACCTCGGCCGTGGGCAGCGCCAATGGGGTCATGTATTTCTCCAGCCTGGTGTCCTTCCTGGGCTGCTTGTACTCCTCCTTATTTGTCGTTTATGAAATCCCTCCCAGCGATGCCACCGAGGAGGAGCACCGGCCCCTCCTGCTGAACGTCTGA
- the SLC45A1 gene encoding proton-associated sugar transporter A isoform X5, translated as MKEGLSHGRAQALRVPVGTPTGPPYDDPPGEQHPSRRGPVPQFGSSGLLEVSGLRLLGVRYPAHQPSSQQLQTAPQEEEVHSSFPAPAPQHPVSHRAGGLWGPAPPEVLPGAALQRLHSLWHRVQLCHGDSDSYCSHCWVLGVTGVPQGALLGLSLLLNGRDLGTALADSADDHKWGLLLTVCGVVLMDFSADSADNPSHAYMMDVCSPADQDRGLNIHALLAGLGGGFGYVVGGIHWDKTSFGRALGGQLRVIYIFTAVTLSVTTVLTLLSIPERPLRPPGEKKATMKSPSLPLPPSPPALCEEGAGEPLPCPPAPGLYAGLSSPISPLSPLTPKYGSFTSRDGSLTGINEFASSFATSNIDSVLIDCFTGAPDGAPRQALSVSFPRAPDGFYRQDLGDRREAALVGGPDGDVLRVGSLDTPKPRSAGILKRPQTLALPDAAAGGGPDTSRRRNVTFSQQVANILLNGVKYESELAGSGEPAGQPLSMRHLCFTICHMPKALRNLCVNHFLGWLSFEGMLLFYTDFMGEVVFQGDPKAPHTSEEYRKYNSGVTMGCWGMCIYAFSAAFYSAILEKLEEYLSIRTLYFIAYLAFGLGTGLTTLSRNLYVVLSLCITYGILFSTLCTLPYSLLCDYYQNKKFAGSNADGTRRGMGVDISLLSCQYFLAQILVSLVLGPLTSAVGSANGVMYFSSLVSFLGCLYSSLFVVYEIPPSDATEEEHRPLLLNV; from the exons ATGAAAGAAGGGTTGTCCCACGGCCGTGCGCAGGCGCTCAGGGTACCTGTAG GAACACCCACCGGCCCCCCCTACGATGATCCCCCCGGCGAGCAGCACCCCTCCAGGAGAGGCCCTGTTCCCCAGTTTGGCTCCTCAGGACTTCTGGAGGTCTCAGGTCTCAGGCTACTCGGGGTCCGTTACCCGGCACATCAGCCATCGAGCCAACAACTTCAAACGGCACCCCAAGAGGAGGAAGTGCATTCGTccttccccgcccccgccccccaacaccCCGTGTCCCATCGAGCTGGTGGACTTTGGGGACCTGCACCCCCAGAGGTCCTTCCGGGAGCTGCTCTTCAACGGCTGCATTCTCTTTGGCATCGAGTTCAGCTATGCCATGGAGACAGC GATTCCTACTGCAGCCACTGTTGGGTGCTTGGAGTGACCGGTGTACCTCAAG GGGCATTGCTGGGCCTCTCGCTCCTGCTCAACGGCCGGGACCTGGGCACGGCGCTGGCCGACTCGGCCGACGACCACAAGTGGGGCCTCCTCCTGACCGTGTGCGGGGTGGTGCTGATGGACTTCAGCGCTGACTCCGCGGACAACCCCAGCCACGCCTACATGATGGACGTGTGCAGCCCCGCCGACCAGGACCGCGGCCTCAACATCCACGCCCTGCTGGCAG GCCTCGGAGGAGGATTCGGCTACGTGGTTGGGGGCATCCACTGGGACAAAACTAGCTTCGGGAGAGCCCTGGGCGGGCAGCTGAGGGTGATCTACATCTTCACCGCGGTCACCCTGAGCGTCACCACCGTCCTGACCCTGCTCAGCATCCCTGAGAGACCCCTGCGGCCCCCTGGCGAGAAGAAGGCCACCATGAAGAGCCCCAGCCTCCCGCTGCCACCGTCCCCGCCCGCGCTGTGCGAGGAAGGCGCGGGCgagcccctgccctgtcccccggcccccggcctcTACGCCGGCCTGTCCAGCCCCATCTCCCCGCTCAGCCCCCTCACGCCCAAGTACGGCAGCTTCACCAGCCGCGACGGCTCCCTGACGGGGATCAACGAGTTCGCCTCATCCTTTGCCACGTCCAACATAGACAGCGTGCTCATTGACTGCTTCACGGGCGCCCCCGACGGCGCCCCGCGGCAGGCCCTGAGCGTCAGCTTCCCCCGGGCCCCCGACGGCTTCTACCGCCAGGACCTCGGGGACAGGCGGGAGGCAGCCCTGGTCGGGGGGCCCGACGGGGACGTGCTGAGGGTGGGCTCCCTGGACACCCCCAAGCCACGCTCGGCCGGGATCCTGAAGAGACCCCAGACCTTGGCCCTCCCGGACGCAGCCGCAGGAGGGGGCCCCGACACCAGCCGCCGGAGGAACGTGACCTTCAGTCAGCAG GTGGCCAATATTTTACTGAACGGCGTGAAGTACGAGAGTGAGCTGGCGGGCTCCGGCGAGCCGGCGGGGCAGCCTCTGTCCATGAGGCACCTCTGCTTCACCATCTGCCACATGCCCAAGGCACTCCGCAACCTCTGCGTCAACCACTTCCTGG GGTGGCTCTCATTTGAGGGGATGCTGCTCTTCTACACGGACTTCATGGGTGAGGTGGTATTTCAGGGAGACCCCAAAGCCCCGCACACGTCAGAAGAATATAGGAAATACAACAGCGGCGTCACCATGGGCTGCTGGGGGATGTGCATCTATGCCTTCAGcgctgccttctactcag CTATTCTTGAGAAGCTAGAAGAATACCTCAGCATCCGCACACTGTACTTTATCGCCTACCTGGCCTTTGGCCTGGGGACTGGGCTCACTACCCTGTCCCGGAACCTCTACGTGGTCCTGTCACTCTGCATCACCTACGGGATTTTATTTTCCACCTTGTGCACCCTGCCCTACTCACTTCTGTGCGATTACTACCAGAACAAAAAG TTTGCAGGGTCCAATGCGGATGGCACCAGGCGGGGCATGGGCGTGGACATCTCCCTGCTGAGCTGCCAGTACTTCCTGGCCCAGATTCTGGTCTCCCTGGTGCTGGGGCCTCTGACCTCGGCCGTGGGCAGCGCCAATGGGGTCATGTATTTCTCCAGCCTGGTGTCCTTCCTGGGCTGCTTGTACTCCTCCTTATTTGTCGTTTATGAAATCCCTCCCAGCGATGCCACCGAGGAGGAGCACCGGCCCCTCCTGCTGAACGTCTGA